A segment of the Microbacterium luteolum genome:
CCCGCGTACAGCACGATGGCGAGAAGGTCGTGGCGCGTGAACCCGCCGCTCGCGAAGCCGAACCCGATGGCGATCATCACGAGCACGCCGACAGCCAGGAGCAGGAGGAGGCGCGCGACGGGGTGGAGACCGCGCTGATCCCAGAACGTGCGAGACCGCAGCATCTTCACGATCGACGACCGCGCAGCGAAGATCGGCGCCCGGCTGTCGGCGGACGGCGCGGAGGTTTCAGGCACAGATGCCCATGATCTGACAGAGCCATTCGCCCAGATCGGCATTCGCCCCGACGGCACGGGCGAACGTTCGGACGGCGAACTCGGTTGTCGATCCCACGTCGGGCTCCTCAGTCAGGTGGTTCGCGACGTGAGCGCTGGGCGCGACGTCGGCCGCATCATGGTCTTCCTTCCCTCCACCCTAAGAGTCGCGAACCTGAGGCCACGCGATCATGGCCCCAGGGCTGGAGATCAGACGAAGTTCCCGCGATACCGTGGGGGAGTGAACGAAGCCGTCCGTGTCCTCGTCGTCGACGACGAAGCCCTGGTGCGACACGCATTACGCGCATTCATCAGCGACGACGACCGCGTCGCACTGGTCGGCGAGGCGACCGACGGCTCTGAGGTGGTCGCGACCTGCAGGGCGTCGAACCCCGACGTCGTCCTGATGGACATCAAGATGCGCGAGGTCGGCGGGGTAGAAGCGACCCGGCTCGTCCTGGACTGGAATCCTCGTTGCCGCGTCGTGGCCTTGACGACCTTCACCACCGAATGGCGTGCGATCGAGGTCCTGCGCGCGGGCGCCTGCGGGTACCTCGTGAAGAATTCGACTCCACAGCAGATCATCGATGCGATCGTTGCTGCCCACGCGGGCGACCGGGTCGTTTCACCCGAAGTGCAGGAGAGATTCGTGCGCGCCGCGATCGAATCCGGCGACAGTCGGATCACCGACGCCCCGGTGCTGAGCGAGCGCGAGCGGCAAGTCATCGACCTGATCGCCCGGGGGCTCTCCAATGCCGAGATCGCCGACGAGCTGCACTATGCCGAAGGCACCGTGAAGGCCGACATCCGCCACATCAATCAACTCTGGGACGTTGAGAACCGTCTGCAGATCGTCCTCCGGGCCACCGAACTCGGCCTCATCAGCCTCTGAAGAGGGCAGGAAGCGGCGCGGTGTCGGAACGTCCCGGACCGTGAGCGCGAATCTCTGGCCCTGGGGCTATGAGCGATCGGGATCGCTTGAGTCGGATGCTGTGCGGTGGTCCTGTGGAAGCACAGAACGCTCGTTGACGCCCGGGCCCGATGCGGGGCTCCAGGACCGGAGGAATATTCATGAGAGTGCCAGGAAAGCTCGCCGTGCTGGCGGCGACCGTGGTCGTGGTCTGCGGTTTTGCGCAGGCATCGCCGGCGACGGCATCCGATGCCGTCGATGCTCGTGCGGTCGCCGTGCAGCAACCTGCGGATTCCGAAGCGACGGTGACGACTCAAGAACTCGGGTCTCGGATCGATCAGCTGGTGTCGGCCTATGACCAGGAGACGAAAACGTTCGACCCGAGCAAGGTGTCGGCAGAGATCT
Coding sequences within it:
- a CDS encoding response regulator transcription factor, which gives rise to MNEAVRVLVVDDEALVRHALRAFISDDDRVALVGEATDGSEVVATCRASNPDVVLMDIKMREVGGVEATRLVLDWNPRCRVVALTTFTTEWRAIEVLRAGACGYLVKNSTPQQIIDAIVAAHAGDRVVSPEVQERFVRAAIESGDSRITDAPVLSERERQVIDLIARGLSNAEIADELHYAEGTVKADIRHINQLWDVENRLQIVLRATELGLISL